The Devosia sp. SD17-2 genome includes a region encoding these proteins:
- a CDS encoding PRC-barrel domain-containing protein — protein MDHSNHVRLGAAELTPDVLTNATIYGADDHKIGKVDHVHGVGASSTAIIDVGGFLGTGAKPVAVPLSDLDFMRDEHGAVHAVTSWTKDQLMEMPEHHH, from the coding sequence ATGGATCACAGCAACCACGTGCGCCTCGGCGCTGCTGAACTCACGCCGGATGTCCTGACGAACGCGACTATCTACGGCGCAGACGACCATAAGATCGGCAAGGTCGACCACGTCCATGGTGTAGGAGCCTCGAGCACTGCCATCATTGATGTCGGTGGTTTTCTCGGGACTGGCGCCAAGCCCGTCGCGGTGCCGCTCAGCGATCTGGATTTCATGCGTGATGAGCATGGCGCGGTCCACGCCGTAACCAGCTGGACCAAGGATCAGCTCATGGAGATGCCCGAGCATCACCACTAG
- the nusG gene encoding transcription termination/antitermination protein NusG, giving the protein MAKRWYIVQAYSNFERKVADAIKEKVAQTKLEHLFEDVIVPTEKVVEVRRGRKVDTERKFFPGYVLVKMDLTDQTFHLIKNTPKVTGFLGADNKPMPISEKEAMSILQQVQEGVEHPKPSVSFEVGESVRVSDGPFASFNGIVEEVDEERSRLKVEVSIFGRPTPVELEYGQVEKV; this is encoded by the coding sequence ATGGCCAAGCGCTGGTACATTGTTCAGGCGTATTCGAATTTCGAGCGCAAGGTCGCAGATGCGATCAAGGAAAAGGTCGCACAGACCAAGCTCGAGCATTTGTTCGAGGACGTCATCGTGCCGACTGAGAAGGTCGTGGAAGTGCGTCGCGGCCGCAAGGTCGATACCGAGCGCAAGTTCTTCCCCGGCTACGTCCTGGTGAAGATGGATCTTACCGATCAGACATTCCATCTGATCAAGAACACCCCAAAGGTGACCGGTTTCCTGGGCGCAGATAACAAGCCCATGCCGATCTCCGAAAAGGAAGCCATGTCGATCCTGCAGCAGGTGCAGGAAGGCGTTGAGCATCCCAAGCCTTCCGTCAGCTTCGAGGTTGGCGAAAGCGTTCGCGTCTCCGACGGCCCCTTTGCCAGCTTCAACGGCATTGTCGAGGAAGTCGACGAAGAGCGCTCCCGCCTCAAGGTGGAAGTTTCGATTTTCGGGCGCCCCACTCCGGTGGAGCTCGAATACGGTCAGGTCGAAAAGGTCTGA
- the rplK gene encoding 50S ribosomal protein L11: MAKKITGYVKLQVPAGSATPSPPIGPALGQRGLNIMEFCKAFNAATQEIEKGAPIPVVITAYADKSFTFAMKQPPVTYFIKKAVNLKSGSKLPGKESAGTITTAQLREIAEKKMKDLNADNLDAAVSMIAGSARSMGIQVEG; the protein is encoded by the coding sequence ATGGCAAAGAAGATTACTGGCTACGTAAAGCTGCAGGTGCCGGCTGGCTCCGCCACCCCGTCTCCCCCGATTGGCCCGGCTCTGGGTCAGCGCGGCCTGAACATCATGGAATTCTGCAAGGCCTTCAATGCGGCCACGCAGGAGATCGAAAAGGGTGCTCCGATCCCGGTCGTGATCACCGCTTACGCCGACAAGAGCTTCACCTTTGCGATGAAGCAGCCGCCGGTGACCTACTTCATCAAGAAGGCCGTCAACCTCAAGTCCGGCTCCAAGCTTCCGGGCAAGGAATCGGCTGGCACGATCACGACAGCTCAGCTGCGTGAAATCGCCGAGAAGAAGATGAAGGATCTCAACGCCGACAATCTCGACGCCGCTGTGTCGATGATCGCCGGCTCCGCCCGTTCCATGGGCATTCAGGTCGAGGGCTGA
- the rpoB gene encoding DNA-directed RNA polymerase subunit beta, with translation MATTFNGRRKVRKSFGSIREVTEMPNLIEVQKASYDQFLMVNEPKGGRGDEGLQSVFRSVFPITDFSNTASLEFVRYEFEQPKYDIDECRARDITFAAPLKVTLRLIVFEVDEETGAKSVKDIKEQDVYMGDMPFMTSNGTFIVNGTERVIVSQMHRSPGVFFDHDKGKTHSSGKLLFAGRIIPYRGSWLDIEFDAKDIVYARIDRRRKIPVTSLLKALGMDAEEILRTYYATLNYEKSDKGWRVPYDAEKWKGAKPSHDLIDATTGDVVHEAGKKLSARQAKKLAENGLTHLLAVDEDLYGTYIAEDIVNLKTGEIYAEAGDELDEKLLTSLVDKGFDELPILDIDHITIGAYIRNTLAVDKNESREDALFDIYRVMRPGEPPTVDTAEAMFQSLFFDSERYDLSAVGRVKMNMRLELDAPDTMRTLRKEDIVEVVRTLVDLRDGRGEIDDIDNLGNRRVRSVGELMENSYRLGLLRMERAIKERMSSVEIDTVMPQDLINAKPAAAAVREFFGSSQLSQFMDQTNPLSEITHKRRLSALGPGGLTRERAGFEVRDVHPTHYGRICPIETPEGPNIGLINSLSTFARVNKYGFIETPYRKIVDGKVTEEVVYLSAMEEAKHYVAQANVEINEDGTLKHDLVVARHAGDNGLTPKENVDLMDVSPKQMVSVAASLIPFLENDDANRALMGSNMQRQAVPLLRAEAPFVGTGMEPVVARDSGAAIVAKRKGVVDQVDATRIVIRATEETDASKSGVDIYNLMKFQRSNQSTCINQRPLVVVGDHVNAGDIIADGPSTELGDLALGRNVLVAFMPWNGYNFEDSILLSEKIAMQDVFTSIHIEEYEVMARDTKLGPEEITRDIPNVSEEALKNLDEAGIVHIGAEVQPGDILVGKITPKGESPMTPEEKLLRAIFGEKASDVRDTSLRVPPGDAGTVVEVRVFNRHGIDKDERAMAIEREEIERLAKDRDDEQSILDRNVYARLKEMLFGKAATAGPKGYVVGTKLNDSIFEAQPRSKWWQFAVDDDKVMTEMEALHGQYEESRRLLEQRFIDKVDKLQRGDELPPGVMKMVKVFIATKRKIQPGDKMAGRHGNKGVVSRIVPVEDMPYLEDGTSVDIVLNPLGVPSRMNVGQILETHLGWACAGMGKKIDKMLRAYQKSGDLKPLRLEVQDLFAGDTAITDLDDDGMVRLGEHLSKGVPIATPVFDGAKEADIVVMLEKAGLKSSGQSTVFDGRSGEQFDRQVTVGYIYMLKLDHLVDNKIHARSIGPYSLVTQQPLGGKAQFGGQRFGEMEVWALEAYGAAYTLQEMLTIKSDDVAGRTKVYEAIVRGDDTFEAGIPESFNVLVKEIRSLGLNVELDMREQDVPGQAEGELAPPQEAAE, from the coding sequence ATGGCTACCACGTTTAACGGCCGCCGCAAGGTTCGCAAATCCTTCGGCTCCATCCGCGAAGTCACGGAGATGCCCAACCTGATCGAAGTCCAAAAGGCTTCCTATGATCAGTTTCTCATGGTCAACGAGCCCAAGGGTGGTCGTGGCGATGAGGGGCTTCAGTCCGTCTTCCGGTCGGTTTTCCCGATCACTGACTTCTCCAATACTGCCAGCCTGGAATTCGTGCGCTACGAATTCGAGCAGCCCAAGTATGACATCGACGAGTGCCGTGCGCGCGACATCACGTTTGCTGCCCCGCTCAAGGTGACACTGCGGCTGATCGTCTTCGAAGTGGACGAAGAAACCGGCGCCAAGTCCGTCAAGGACATCAAGGAGCAGGACGTCTACATGGGCGACATGCCCTTCATGACGTCGAACGGCACCTTCATCGTCAACGGCACCGAGCGCGTTATCGTCTCGCAGATGCACCGTTCGCCTGGCGTGTTCTTCGATCACGACAAGGGCAAGACGCACTCGTCTGGCAAGCTGCTGTTTGCTGGCCGCATCATCCCGTACCGCGGTTCCTGGCTCGATATCGAATTCGACGCCAAGGACATCGTCTATGCGCGTATCGACCGTCGTCGCAAGATCCCGGTCACCTCGCTGCTCAAGGCCCTCGGCATGGACGCGGAAGAAATTCTGCGCACTTATTACGCCACGCTCAACTACGAAAAGTCCGATAAGGGCTGGCGCGTGCCGTATGACGCCGAGAAGTGGAAGGGCGCAAAGCCCAGCCACGACCTGATCGACGCCACCACTGGCGACGTCGTGCACGAAGCTGGCAAGAAGCTCTCCGCTCGTCAGGCCAAGAAGCTTGCCGAGAACGGCCTCACGCACCTGCTCGCGGTCGACGAAGACCTCTACGGCACCTACATCGCCGAGGATATCGTCAACCTCAAGACTGGTGAAATCTACGCCGAAGCTGGCGACGAGCTCGACGAAAAGCTGCTCACCAGCCTCGTCGACAAGGGCTTTGACGAGCTCCCGATCCTCGACATCGACCACATCACCATCGGTGCCTACATCCGCAACACGCTGGCCGTGGACAAGAACGAGTCGCGTGAAGACGCGCTGTTCGACATCTACCGCGTCATGCGTCCGGGTGAGCCGCCGACCGTCGATACCGCCGAAGCCATGTTCCAGTCGCTGTTCTTTGACAGCGAGCGCTATGACCTGTCGGCCGTTGGTCGCGTCAAGATGAACATGCGCCTTGAGCTCGACGCTCCGGACACCATGCGCACCCTGCGCAAGGAAGACATCGTCGAAGTCGTGCGTACGCTCGTCGACCTCCGCGATGGCCGCGGCGAAATCGACGACATCGACAACCTCGGCAACCGTCGCGTTCGCTCCGTCGGCGAACTCATGGAAAACTCCTATCGACTTGGCCTGCTCCGCATGGAACGCGCCATCAAGGAGCGCATGAGCTCGGTCGAAATCGACACGGTCATGCCGCAGGATCTGATCAACGCCAAGCCGGCTGCCGCCGCTGTGCGCGAGTTCTTTGGCTCGTCCCAGCTGTCGCAGTTCATGGACCAGACCAACCCGCTCTCCGAAATCACCCACAAGCGCCGTCTTTCGGCTCTTGGACCTGGTGGTCTGACCCGCGAGCGCGCTGGCTTCGAAGTCCGCGACGTGCATCCGACCCACTATGGCCGTATCTGCCCGATTGAAACGCCGGAAGGCCCGAACATCGGTCTGATCAACTCGCTGTCGACCTTCGCCCGCGTCAACAAGTACGGTTTCATCGAGACCCCGTACCGCAAGATCGTGGACGGCAAGGTCACCGAAGAGGTGGTCTATCTCTCCGCCATGGAAGAGGCCAAGCACTACGTTGCCCAAGCAAACGTCGAGATCAACGAGGACGGCACGCTGAAGCACGACCTGGTTGTGGCTCGCCATGCCGGTGACAACGGCCTGACGCCCAAGGAAAACGTCGACCTTATGGACGTTTCTCCCAAGCAGATGGTGTCCGTCGCCGCCTCGCTGATCCCGTTCCTTGAAAACGACGACGCCAACCGCGCTCTCATGGGCTCGAACATGCAGCGTCAGGCTGTGCCGCTGCTGCGCGCCGAAGCCCCGTTCGTCGGTACCGGCATGGAACCCGTCGTGGCCCGTGACTCCGGCGCCGCCATCGTGGCAAAGCGCAAGGGCGTCGTTGACCAGGTGGACGCGACCCGTATCGTTATTCGCGCAACGGAAGAAACCGATGCGTCGAAGTCGGGCGTCGACATCTACAATCTGATGAAGTTCCAGCGTTCGAACCAGTCGACCTGCATCAACCAGCGCCCGCTGGTCGTTGTTGGCGACCATGTCAACGCCGGCGACATCATCGCTGACGGCCCGTCGACCGAACTGGGCGATCTCGCCCTCGGCCGCAACGTGCTCGTCGCCTTCATGCCGTGGAATGGCTACAACTTCGAAGACTCCATCCTGCTCTCCGAGAAGATCGCCATGCAGGACGTCTTCACCTCGATCCATATCGAGGAATATGAAGTGATGGCCCGCGACACCAAGCTTGGTCCGGAAGAAATCACCCGCGACATTCCGAACGTTTCGGAAGAAGCGCTGAAGAACCTCGACGAAGCCGGTATCGTCCACATCGGTGCAGAAGTGCAGCCGGGCGACATCCTGGTCGGCAAGATCACCCCCAAGGGCGAAAGCCCGATGACGCCGGAAGAAAAGCTCCTGCGCGCCATCTTCGGTGAAAAGGCCTCTGACGTTCGCGATACCTCCCTGCGCGTGCCGCCGGGCGATGCTGGTACTGTCGTTGAAGTGCGCGTGTTCAACCGCCACGGCATCGACAAGGACGAGCGCGCCATGGCCATCGAGCGCGAGGAAATCGAACGCCTCGCCAAGGACCGTGACGACGAACAGTCGATCCTCGACCGTAACGTCTATGCCCGTCTCAAGGAAATGCTGTTCGGCAAGGCCGCGACTGCAGGTCCGAAGGGCTATGTCGTCGGCACCAAGCTCAATGACTCTATCTTCGAAGCGCAGCCGCGCTCCAAGTGGTGGCAGTTTGCGGTTGATGACGACAAGGTCATGACCGAGATGGAAGCTCTTCACGGACAGTACGAAGAGAGCCGTCGTCTGCTCGAGCAGCGCTTTATCGACAAGGTCGACAAGCTCCAGCGCGGTGACGAACTGCCTCCGGGCGTGATGAAGATGGTCAAGGTCTTCATCGCAACCAAGCGCAAGATCCAGCCGGGCGACAAGATGGCCGGTCGTCACGGGAACAAGGGCGTGGTTTCGCGCATTGTTCCGGTCGAAGACATGCCGTACCTTGAAGACGGTACCTCGGTGGATATCGTGCTGAACCCGCTCGGCGTGCCTTCGCGCATGAACGTTGGTCAGATCCTCGAGACCCATCTGGGTTGGGCTTGCGCAGGCATGGGCAAGAAGATCGACAAGATGCTCCGGGCCTACCAGAAGTCGGGCGACCTCAAGCCGCTTCGTCTGGAAGTCCAGGACCTCTTTGCCGGCGACACTGCCATCACCGATCTCGATGACGACGGCATGGTCCGCCTCGGCGAGCACCTCTCCAAGGGTGTTCCGATCGCCACTCCGGTGTTCGACGGTGCCAAGGAAGCTGACATCGTGGTCATGCTGGAAAAGGCGGGCCTCAAGTCCTCCGGCCAGTCGACCGTCTTTGACGGCCGCTCGGGTGAGCAGTTCGACCGCCAGGTGACTGTCGGCTACATCTACATGCTCAAGCTCGACCACCTTGTGGACAACAAGATCCACGCGCGTTCGATCGGCCCGTACTCCCTCGTCACCCAGCAGCCGCTCGGTGGTAAGGCCCAGTTCGGTGGTCAGCGCTTCGGCGAGATGGAAGTGTGGGCTCTTGAAGCGTATGGCGCCGCCTACACGCTGCAGGAAATGCTCACCATCAAGTCGGACGACGTGGCAGGCCGTACCAAGGTCTACGAAGCCATCGTGCGCGGTGACGACACCTTCGAAGCGGGTATCCCTGAGAGCTTCAACGTTCTGGTCAAGGAAATCCGTTCGCTCGGTCTCAATGTCGAACTCGACATGCGCGAGCAGGACGTCCCCGGCCAAGCGGAAGGCGAACTCGCACCTCCTCAGGAAGCGGCGGAATAA
- the rplL gene encoding 50S ribosomal protein L7/L12, with amino-acid sequence MADLAKIVDDLSALTVLEASELSKMLEEKWGVSAAAPVAVAAAAGAPAAAAEEKTEFDVILASFGDNKINVIKEVRAITGLGLGEAKALVEAAPKALKEGVSKAEAEDIKKKLEEAGAKVELK; translated from the coding sequence ATGGCCGATCTCGCCAAAATCGTCGACGACCTGTCCGCCCTGACCGTTCTGGAAGCTTCCGAGCTGTCCAAGATGCTCGAAGAAAAGTGGGGCGTTTCCGCCGCTGCTCCGGTTGCTGTTGCTGCCGCTGCTGGCGCTCCGGCTGCTGCCGCTGAAGAAAAGACCGAATTCGACGTGATCCTCGCCTCCTTCGGCGACAACAAGATCAACGTCATCAAGGAAGTCCGCGCCATCACCGGTCTGGGTCTCGGCGAAGCCAAGGCTCTGGTTGAAGCTGCTCCGAAGGCCCTCAAGGAAGGCGTCTCGAAGGCTGAAGCCGAAGACATCAAGAAGAAGCTTGAAGAAGCTGGTGCAAAGGTCGAACTCAAGTAA
- a CDS encoding response regulator produces the protein MKELSGRRILVAEDEYLIAMDLVEALESLGAEVIGPVGTVSQGSKMIADKQIHAAVLDVNLQGELVFPLADELAHQSIPFVFATGYNDGSIPERFDHIERFGKPCSRNEMQRLVEVITQSGGVV, from the coding sequence ATGAAAGAGCTTAGCGGGCGGCGAATTCTCGTCGCAGAGGACGAATATCTGATCGCCATGGACCTGGTAGAGGCTCTCGAAAGCCTCGGCGCAGAAGTCATTGGTCCGGTGGGTACCGTGTCCCAGGGCAGCAAAATGATCGCTGACAAACAGATTCATGCCGCCGTGCTGGACGTCAATCTGCAGGGGGAACTGGTGTTTCCACTGGCGGATGAACTTGCCCATCAGTCTATCCCGTTCGTCTTTGCGACCGGTTACAACGACGGTTCCATTCCCGAGCGTTTCGATCATATCGAGCGGTTCGGCAAGCCATGTTCGCGGAATGAAATGCAACGGCTGGTCGAGGTGATTACGCAGTCGGGCGGCGTGGTGTAA
- a CDS encoding Crp/Fnr family transcriptional regulator codes for MKLYRNDRGGDFLARLSERGTLGGISGEAIAALPWTRQDLANRAPIVLQNRLAIIGAGWIGRHRSSVMGRDQLLALFLPGEICGYGVLLSEPTDTVLMALTPATVWSLPAADFLALGEKHAEVIAAVMAGLARERAVSDEHLISIGSRNALARMAHLICELQQRFSGPRGGADGLIEFPLSQTRLADYLCLSSVHVNRTLQALRRENLIETQGRYLRVLDTAKLAEIGGFKSSYLDLPALPVASASS; via the coding sequence ATGAAATTATACCGGAACGACCGAGGCGGCGATTTCCTCGCCAGGCTTTCCGAACGCGGGACCTTGGGTGGGATATCGGGCGAGGCGATTGCAGCACTGCCGTGGACGCGGCAGGATCTGGCAAACCGAGCACCGATTGTGTTGCAAAACCGCTTGGCGATCATCGGCGCCGGGTGGATCGGACGCCACCGCAGTTCTGTTATGGGGCGAGACCAACTTCTGGCGCTGTTTCTCCCCGGAGAAATCTGCGGCTATGGGGTCCTGCTGAGCGAGCCCACCGATACTGTGCTGATGGCCCTGACGCCTGCGACGGTGTGGAGCCTGCCGGCAGCTGACTTTTTAGCGTTAGGAGAAAAGCACGCCGAGGTCATCGCAGCCGTTATGGCTGGGCTGGCACGCGAGAGGGCAGTCTCCGACGAACATTTGATTTCCATCGGCTCTCGAAACGCCCTGGCGCGGATGGCTCACCTCATCTGCGAGCTGCAACAGCGCTTCTCCGGCCCTCGGGGAGGCGCGGACGGGCTGATCGAGTTTCCTCTGAGCCAGACACGCTTGGCCGACTATCTCTGCCTCTCGAGCGTCCACGTCAACCGCACCCTGCAGGCGCTCCGTCGAGAGAATCTGATCGAGACTCAAGGGCGTTATCTGCGCGTCCTCGATACGGCCAAATTGGCCGAAATCGGTGGCTTCAAATCGTCGTACCTTGATCTGCCAGCTTTGCCAGTCGCATCCGCATCATCTTGA
- a CDS encoding DUF4214 domain-containing protein has protein sequence MARITATAGFNTFDPAAWTGRPSFVGSNQTTLTDGYNAARIEGYNLTYSFDGRLTGGTVTKIQYFQGEQLRGTIDNMSVWGGTVGQHLSWGDHAGLMRSIQQGRDTIFASSGNDRLGGHDGDDSFTAGGGTDQVYAGAGNDTITLSRGSTYVDGGTGFDVVYMPGRGGTYGQSKTAEGWQFWNNAEGINSNIANVERVAFSDGVRAFDVDGNAGMGYRVYQAAFARDPDAGGLGFWIKSLDAGTQSTDSMANFFLNSPEFISKYGTPATVSNARYIELLYLNALGRSLDQGGFNFWNDELNSGRRDRADLLLSFADSPENRAQTAPEISDGIWYV, from the coding sequence ATGGCTCGTATCACTGCCACCGCTGGTTTCAACACCTTCGATCCTGCTGCTTGGACCGGACGCCCGTCCTTCGTGGGCAGCAACCAGACGACCCTGACGGATGGCTACAACGCCGCGCGGATCGAAGGGTACAACCTCACCTATTCGTTTGATGGCCGTTTGACTGGTGGCACGGTCACCAAGATCCAATATTTCCAGGGCGAACAGCTCCGGGGCACCATCGACAATATGTCTGTCTGGGGCGGGACTGTCGGTCAGCACCTCAGCTGGGGCGACCACGCCGGCCTCATGCGCTCGATCCAGCAGGGTCGCGACACCATCTTCGCGTCCAGCGGCAACGATCGTCTGGGTGGCCACGATGGCGACGACTCGTTCACGGCCGGTGGTGGGACCGATCAGGTTTATGCGGGCGCCGGTAACGATACGATCACCCTGAGCCGCGGTAGCACCTATGTCGACGGCGGCACCGGTTTTGACGTCGTCTACATGCCCGGCCGTGGCGGTACCTATGGCCAGTCCAAGACGGCCGAGGGCTGGCAGTTCTGGAACAACGCCGAAGGCATCAACTCCAACATCGCTAATGTTGAACGTGTCGCCTTCTCTGATGGCGTCCGCGCCTTCGACGTCGATGGCAACGCTGGCATGGGGTACCGTGTCTATCAGGCCGCCTTCGCCCGTGATCCTGATGCAGGCGGCCTTGGCTTCTGGATAAAGTCACTCGACGCAGGCACGCAGTCCACGGACAGCATGGCCAACTTCTTCCTGAACTCTCCTGAGTTCATCAGCAAGTATGGGACGCCCGCGACCGTCAGCAACGCACGCTACATCGAGCTGCTGTATCTCAACGCGCTGGGGCGTTCCCTCGACCAGGGTGGGTTCAACTTCTGGAACGACGAGCTCAACAGCGGCCGTCGAGATCGCGCTGACTTGCTCCTGTCCTTCGCTGACAGCCCTGAGAACCGCGCCCAGACCGCCCCCGAAATCTCCGACGGCATCTGGTACGTCTGA
- the secE gene encoding preprotein translocase subunit SecE: MARTNPITFFQQVRSEVSKVTWPGRNEVVISTIMVLVLVAFASVFFLLADQIISWLVSLMLSIR; the protein is encoded by the coding sequence ATGGCTCGTACCAACCCGATCACGTTCTTCCAGCAGGTCCGCTCGGAAGTTTCCAAGGTCACCTGGCCGGGCCGTAATGAGGTCGTGATTTCGACGATCATGGTCCTGGTGCTCGTTGCCTTTGCCAGTGTGTTCTTCCTTTTGGCGGATCAGATTATCTCCTGGCTGGTATCTTTGATGCTTTCGATCCGCTAA
- the rplJ gene encoding 50S ribosomal protein L10 — MERAEKRELVASLQSALAGAGSIVLAQNTGLTVANLESLRREVKGAGGYVKIAKNRLAKLALKETDHADISDLFTGPIVIAYAADPMTAPKLAQKFADKNAKYVVLGGVMGKTALDANSVKALSTMPSLDELRATLAGMLKQPATRIASVIVAPAGGIARVLAAHAEKSNEAA; from the coding sequence GTGGAAAGAGCGGAAAAGCGTGAGCTTGTCGCATCGCTTCAGTCAGCCCTCGCGGGCGCTGGATCGATCGTCCTTGCGCAGAATACCGGTCTGACCGTGGCCAACCTGGAGTCGCTTCGCCGTGAGGTGAAGGGTGCCGGTGGTTACGTCAAGATCGCTAAAAACCGTCTTGCCAAGCTTGCTCTTAAAGAAACCGATCACGCGGACATTTCGGACCTGTTCACAGGTCCGATCGTCATCGCCTACGCGGCTGACCCTATGACTGCGCCAAAGCTGGCGCAGAAGTTTGCTGACAAGAACGCCAAGTATGTCGTTCTCGGCGGCGTCATGGGCAAGACCGCACTCGACGCGAATAGCGTCAAGGCGTTGTCGACCATGCCCTCGCTCGATGAACTGCGCGCCACGCTCGCCGGGATGCTCAAGCAGCCTGCAACGCGTATCGCGTCCGTCATCGTTGCACCGGCTGGTGGTATCGCGCGCGTGTTGGCCGCTCATGCGGAAAAGAGCAACGAAGCAGCGTAA
- the rplA gene encoding 50S ribosomal protein L1, with translation MAKIAKKVAAGREGIDRNKLYKLEEAVKMVKSKASAKFDETIEIAMNLGVDPRHADQMVRGVVSLPNGTGKTVRVAVFARGGKADEAKAAGADIVGAEDLLEIIQGGKIDFDRCIATPDMMPIVGRLGKILGPRNLMPNPKVGTVTMDVKGAVAAAKGGAVEYRVEKAGIIHAGIGKVSFSEEALLENIKAFTDAVVKSKPAGAKGTYVKKVAVSSTMGPGVHVEPASAI, from the coding sequence ATGGCAAAGATTGCAAAGAAGGTTGCCGCCGGCCGCGAAGGCATCGACCGCAACAAGCTCTACAAGCTCGAAGAAGCTGTGAAGATGGTGAAGTCGAAGGCTTCGGCCAAGTTCGACGAGACCATCGAGATCGCGATGAACCTGGGCGTTGACCCGCGTCACGCTGACCAGATGGTCCGCGGCGTCGTGTCCCTGCCCAACGGCACCGGCAAGACCGTTCGCGTCGCTGTTTTCGCCCGTGGCGGCAAGGCTGACGAAGCCAAGGCTGCTGGTGCGGACATCGTCGGCGCTGAAGACCTGCTGGAAATCATCCAGGGCGGCAAGATCGACTTCGATCGTTGCATTGCCACTCCGGACATGATGCCTATCGTTGGTCGTCTCGGTAAGATCCTCGGCCCGCGCAACCTGATGCCGAACCCGAAGGTCGGCACCGTGACCATGGACGTCAAGGGTGCTGTCGCCGCTGCCAAGGGTGGTGCTGTTGAGTACCGCGTCGAGAAGGCTGGTATCATCCACGCCGGTATCGGCAAGGTTTCCTTCTCCGAGGAAGCTCTGCTCGAAAACATCAAGGCCTTCACCGACGCCGTCGTGAAGTCCAAGCCTGCTGGCGCCAAGGGCACCTACGTCAAGAAGGTTGCCGTTTCCTCGACCATGGGCCCTGGCGTCCATGTTGAGCCGGCTTCGGCTATCTAA
- a CDS encoding DUF4214 domain-containing protein: MPLHFIVSSQAKLAIGAGSKIAWNGQSGAEIDAWRSAQPSSAEFIAVPHGEIAAALAAGVIDIYVTPYRSVADLAVSDMGTAYIYDGSGGLLYSSDQGGDPVSPIDPTDPTPVPGYVQNVALLYEACLAREADLGGLNYWIDRHQDGLDLITMAGHFLESAEFTQRFGDDDVMSPAQFVDLLYRNVLDRPGEAGGVAFWEQQLALGASKERVLLEFAVSPENVAGSTVGQLTEVAPGEWIFG; the protein is encoded by the coding sequence ATGCCGCTACACTTCATCGTATCGTCACAGGCCAAACTCGCCATAGGCGCCGGCTCCAAGATCGCCTGGAATGGCCAGAGCGGCGCAGAAATTGACGCCTGGCGTAGCGCCCAGCCAAGCAGCGCGGAATTTATCGCCGTGCCGCATGGAGAGATCGCCGCGGCACTCGCGGCCGGGGTCATCGACATCTACGTGACCCCCTATCGGAGCGTTGCCGATCTGGCCGTGTCGGATATGGGAACGGCCTATATATACGATGGCAGCGGCGGCCTGCTCTATTCGAGTGACCAGGGCGGCGACCCAGTTTCTCCGATTGACCCGACGGACCCCACCCCCGTACCCGGCTATGTGCAAAACGTCGCCCTGCTCTACGAGGCCTGCCTCGCCCGCGAGGCCGATCTGGGCGGGCTGAACTACTGGATCGACCGCCATCAGGATGGACTGGATCTGATCACGATGGCCGGACATTTTCTCGAGAGCGCAGAGTTCACGCAGCGCTTCGGCGACGACGATGTGATGTCCCCTGCCCAGTTCGTTGACCTGCTCTATCGCAACGTGCTGGACAGGCCCGGGGAAGCCGGAGGCGTGGCGTTCTGGGAGCAACAGTTGGCTCTGGGCGCTTCGAAGGAACGGGTGTTGCTGGAGTTCGCGGTCAGCCCCGAAAACGTCGCGGGCAGCACCGTCGGGCAGCTGACGGAAGTTGCGCCCGGCGAATGGATATTCGGATAG